Proteins from a genomic interval of bacterium:
- a CDS encoding manganese efflux pump, with translation MKGQPATMSLLELISLALALAVDAFSVGVSVALTHRTPRQALRLSFHFGLFQSLLALVGILAGRLLFAAIQHIDHWVACLLLAGIGLRMLRGERDEGRRAQPSDLTRGLSLVGLSLAVSIDAAAAGVGLAALEAPLALAVCLIGLVSFLATLLAFALSGPLRARLGRHAERVAGVVLILLGVKILVEHLR, from the coding sequence ATGAAGGGCCAGCCCGCCACCATGTCGCTCCTGGAACTGATCTCGCTGGCTTTGGCCCTGGCCGTCGATGCCTTCTCCGTGGGCGTCAGCGTTGCGCTGACCCATCGCACGCCGCGGCAGGCCTTGCGGCTCAGCTTCCATTTCGGGCTCTTTCAGTCCCTGCTCGCGCTGGTTGGGATCTTGGCCGGCCGCCTGCTCTTCGCGGCGATCCAGCACATCGACCATTGGGTGGCTTGCCTGCTGCTGGCGGGGATCGGCCTGCGCATGCTGCGCGGGGAGCGCGACGAAGGGCGGCGGGCGCAGCCCAGCGATCTGACGCGCGGCCTCTCGCTCGTCGGCCTTTCCCTGGCCGTCAGCATCGATGCGGCGGCAGCGGGCGTCGGCCTCGCCGCGCTCGAGGCGCCGCTCGCCCTCGCCGTGTGCCTGATCGGCCTGGTGTCCTTCCTGGCGACGCTGCTGGCCTTTGCGCTCAGCGGCCCGCTGCGCGCGCGCCTGGGCCGGCACGCCGAGCGCGTTGCTGGCGTCGTGCTGATTCTGCTCGGGGTCAAGATCCTGGTGGAGCATCTCCGCTGA